A genomic region of Romeriopsis navalis LEGE 11480 contains the following coding sequences:
- a CDS encoding Calvin cycle protein CP12: MTTANTSKIETQIEEERKGAREACDINGATSPECAAAWDAVEELQAEAAHQSQVKPKTNFENYCSDNPDAVECRIYED, from the coding sequence ATGACAACTGCAAACACTTCGAAGATCGAAACTCAAATTGAAGAAGAGCGCAAAGGTGCGCGTGAGGCCTGCGACATTAATGGCGCAACTTCACCTGAGTGTGCGGCGGCCTGGGATGCGGTTGAGGAGCTTCAAGCCGAAGCCGCTCACCAAAGCCAAGTCAAACCAAAGACAAACTTCGAGAACTACTGCAGCGACAATCCGGATGCAGTTGAGTGTCGTATCTACGAAGACTAA